From Paenibacillus sp. PL2-23:
CTCGCGCTAAGCGACAGCTGCTCCAATATATCGCTTCTATCAATTTGCTTCTTGTAATGCTCGATAACCTCGTAGATCGGATTGCCGGATACCCATATACGGGTTGGCGAAATCCCTTCCTTGAGCAGGTTGTCCCGGGCTCCTCTCGTATAGGGCAAATTGAAGGAGGAAGCCGTGTCAATGATCTTCCGGTTCATCTCCTCGGGCACCCGCGGGTCGAAGCAACGATTGCCGGCTTCCATATGGAATACGGGAACACCCATGCGTTCGCTTAGAACGGCGCATAGCGCGCTGTTCGTATCTCCCAATATGAGCACGCGATCGGGCTGCTCCGACCGAATCATTCCTTCCATCTCCGGGAACAAAGTGCCGAGCTGCCCGCCGAAGGAGAGGCTGGGGAGATCGATCCTATAGTCTGGCTGGCGAAGCCCCAGCTGGCTGAAGAAGATGTCGTTCAGATAGGGCTGCTTATTCTGTCCCGTATGCACAAGAACATGCTTCTGCGCCAGCTGATCCAGCTTCGGGATAATGCGGCTCAGACGTATGATTTCTGGACGCGTCCCGATAATGGTCATGACTTTCATGAGCGCTTTTGCCCCTTTCTTCAATATGGATGGCGGCTACGGTCGACCCCGCCTTTACCGTCGGCGACACCGATAACCGAGTGGAGAGCTTGCAAGCTGTCCACAACGATGTCGCCCTTCATGCCGATCACGCCGCCAGCGACGTAAAAGCTTCCGTCCCTGCATACACGGCCAGCCGTATGGGCCAGAAACTGCTCCGTGGATAAAATACTGTTCACAATATGGGCAAACGCGATTCGAACATCTAGTCTGTATACAAAGTGGCCCCGCTGGTTCGCCTCTTGTACAGCCTCTTCATAGAGCGTG
This genomic window contains:
- the wecB gene encoding non-hydrolyzing UDP-N-acetylglucosamine 2-epimerase, with amino-acid sequence MKVMTIIGTRPEIIRLSRIIPKLDQLAQKHVLVHTGQNKQPYLNDIFFSQLGLRQPDYRIDLPSLSFGGQLGTLFPEMEGMIRSEQPDRVLILGDTNSALCAVLSERMGVPVFHMEAGNRCFDPRVPEEMNRKIIDTASSFNLPYTRGARDNLLKEGISPTRIWVSGNPIYEVIEHYKKQIDRSDILEQLSLSASHYILVTAHRAENVDNEPTLRSIFDGLRQIADELQIPLICSVHPRTKAKLDAFGITADSPLIRLFEPFGFFEFIKLQANARCVITDSGTVQEESCILGVPAVIIRRSTERPETVLCGSSVVSGVESRRIAECVKLMTAGRKSWSYPEGYIDPNVSTKIVNMVLGGLHHV